The Primulina eburnea isolate SZY01 chromosome 8, ASM2296580v1, whole genome shotgun sequence genome contains a region encoding:
- the LOC140839374 gene encoding telomere repeat-binding protein 5-like, whose product MVLQKRLDYGFNGYQVPPTPRAARSIRRRCLFKRKEDDRHMCAFDLLATVAGKLLLEKGSSPPLLNSFSIKEQLVEGSAGKEEKTENNPVEEKSCDQDSYETNLPFPNLITENPNAILSQNDPVSRPVSEITTSNCFEKNSSTEHLASDDCKLRLGIFTPVVNPDSSACRKFTDSGSEDEIRKHVKMESSITPNLSTCNGLDLCHPVACDKKPSGLVNSVDGKKLLFGRDHSPCGSAPDNWDTIKLVCRDDDDNSSVCTEPRIRIKTFRPSPRIGDSKIRKLLASRPYKVAPPVKDDERCNADTGRFKNLTGKKSFKRQRSPRDYPFKKRKFYECSSMSNSDKGNSGGTLGSHRTLSQRVIKTQSSAAGEHAPFHTSNPQVKLKIRSFRVPELFIEIPATATVGSLKKIVMEAVNAILGGGLRVGVLLHGKMIRDDNITLLQIGISQDNEMDMLGFTLEPSISQSLLQSIPDKRPHQLLHIDPQPLSRYPPTRGINQNGVQHGKLNTPPDHAGNDFNNFVECDRDSVVSSPDMSLQKPASQLKALVPVPKMEPDALAMVPLKKSKRSDSSQRRIRTPFTVSEVEALVQAVEKLGTGRWRDVKLKAFDSAKHRTYVDLKDKWKTLVHTARISPQQRRGEPVPQELLDRVLATHAYWSQQQAKQHLKSQLDSCLLL is encoded by the exons ATGGTGTTGCAAAAGAGGTTAGACTATGGTTTCAATGGCTATCAGGTGCCTCCTACTCCACGAGCTGCTAGATCTATCAGG AGGAGGTGCTTGTTTAAGAGAAAAGAGGATGACCGACACATGTGTGCATTTGATTTATTGGCTACAGTAGCGGGAAAGTTACTGTTGGAAAAGGGAAGCTCTCCGCCCTTGTTAAATTCTTTTTCCATAAAGGAGCAACTTGTTGAAGGTTCGGCTGGGAAAGAAGAAAAAACTGAAAATAATCCTGTAGAAGAAAAATCTTGTGATCAAGATTCCTATGAAACAAATTTGCCGTTCCCCAATCTTATCACAGAAAATCCCAACGCAATTTTGTCTCAAAATGACCCAGTCTCAAGGCCTGTATCCGAGATAACGACATCTAATTGCTTTGAAAAGAATAGTTCTACTGAACATTTGGCTAGTGATGATTGCAAGCTACGACTTGGAATTTTTACACCGGTGGTAAATCCTGATTCTTCAGCTTGTAGGAAATTTACTGATAGTGGATCTGAGGATGAAATTAGGAAACATGTAAAAATGGAATCTTCAATTACTCCAAATTTGTCGACATGTAATGGACTTGATTTGTGCCATCCAGTAGCTTGTGACAAAAAGCCTTCCGGATTAGTAAACTCTGTTGATGGCAAAAAGCTTCTCTTTGGCAGGGACCACTCTCCTTGTGGTTCTGCTCCTGATAATTGGGACACAATAAAGTTAGTTTGTAGAGATGATGACGATAATTCTTCTGTTTGCACTGAACCCCGAATCAGAATTAAAACGTTTAGGCCATCACCACGCATTGGAGATAGTAAAATTAGGAAGTTGCTAGCATCTAGGCCTTATAAAGTAGCTCCGCCTGTAAAGGATGATGAAAGATGTAACGCTG ATACGGGAAGATTTAAAAACCTTACCGGTAAGAAAAGTTTTAAAAGACAGAGGTCACCGAGGGACTATCCTTTCAAAAAGAGGAAGTTTTATGAATGTAGCTCAATGTCTAACTCTGATAAAGGCAACAGTGGAGGTACACTAGGCTCTCATCGGACACTGTCTCAACGAG TGATTAAAACTCAGAGTTCTGCAGCTGGTGAACATGCACCCTTCCACACCAGCAATCCCCAAG TGAAGCTGAAGATCAGATCTTTCAGGGTTCCGGAGTTGTTTATTGAAATACCAGCAACTGCAACTGTTGGTTCTCTGAAG AAAATAGTAATGGAAGCGGTGAATGCAATACTTGGCGGTGGACTACGGGTTGGAGTTCTTCTTCATGGTAAGATGATTAGAGACGACAATATAACATTGTTGCAGATCGGAATTTCTCAGGATAACGAGATGGATATGTTGGGTTTTACTCTCGAACCCAGCATTTCTCAATCCCTATTACAATCAATTCCTGATAAACGACCTCATCAACTTCTGCATATCGATCCTCAGCCACTTTCTAG GTACCCTCCAACTAGGGGTATCAATCAAAATGGCGTCCAGCATGGGAAACTCAATACTCCGCCAGATCATGCAGGAAATGATTTCAACAATTTTGTAGAATGCGATCGTGATTCAGTTGTGTCCTCTCCCGATATGTCATTACAGAAACCTGCTTCACAATTAAAAGCACTTGTTCCCGTCCCAAAGATGGAACCAGATGCATTGGCCATGGTTCCATTGAAGAAATCTAAGAGATCTGATTCTTCACAGCGCCGAATTCGTACACCTTTCACTGTTTCTGAAGTGGAAGCTCTAGTTCAGGCTGTTGAGAAACTTGGAACTGGGAG ATGGCGTGATGTTAAGCTGAAAGCTTTTGACAGTGCAAAGCACAGGACTTATGTAGATTTGAAg GATAAGTGGAAAACACTGGTTCACACAGCAAGAATATCGCCTCAACAGAGACGAGGTGAGCCTGTCCCCCAAGAACTACTGGATAGAGTCTTGGCTACTCATGCTTACTGGTCCCAGCAGCAAGCCAAACAGCACCTCAAATCCCAGCTCGATTCCTGTCTTCTTCTCTGA